In Acidisarcina polymorpha, one DNA window encodes the following:
- a CDS encoding RHS repeat-associated core domain-containing protein, translating to MGDTVLGLSTNYSYDEFNRLSARTVTNGVANQNYTYSYDRYGNRWSQNGAPSFSASFDATSNKINSGGYTYDAAGNMTRDGYHSYTYDAEGNIVSVDGGSTASYTYDALNRRVSVATPAGTSEYSYDYAGRRISTWNAATNNGTDGRMYWDGQQIAFRSSDNATYFENQDYIGTERIRTDHNGTTSATYKSLPWGDGYVASILNSEADVDNFHFADMEQDSNDAGAPMSEHAQFRNYSFYQGRWLSPDPYDGSYDIPNPQSLNRYAYVLNNPLSFFDPAGLQDGDPSHPNCDDDDTVCVNGGGGFYGGGDGGDGGASGHGGSGSGSAPNNDCTDNAVNQVGGNLQQNIQVSKVLNAMFWTAAPVEQ from the coding sequence GTGGGCGATACCGTTCTGGGTCTCTCTACCAATTACTCCTATGACGAGTTCAACCGGCTCAGCGCCCGTACCGTGACGAATGGAGTCGCCAATCAGAACTACACCTACAGCTATGACCGGTATGGCAACCGATGGTCGCAAAACGGCGCACCTTCCTTCAGCGCCTCCTTCGACGCGACGAGTAACAAAATCAATAGCGGCGGCTATACTTACGACGCGGCCGGTAACATGACCAGAGACGGGTATCATAGCTACACTTACGACGCGGAGGGCAACATCGTGAGCGTCGATGGCGGCTCAACCGCGTCCTACACCTACGACGCACTGAACCGAAGGGTGAGCGTGGCTACTCCCGCTGGAACCAGTGAATATTCTTACGACTATGCGGGAAGGCGCATCTCCACCTGGAATGCAGCCACGAACAATGGTACCGATGGCCGCATGTATTGGGATGGGCAACAGATCGCCTTTCGTTCCTCTGACAACGCTACCTACTTCGAGAACCAGGATTATATCGGCACCGAGCGCATCCGGACTGACCATAACGGCACGACGTCTGCAACCTACAAGTCTCTGCCCTGGGGTGATGGCTACGTGGCCAGTATCCTCAATAGCGAGGCCGATGTAGACAACTTTCACTTCGCTGACATGGAGCAGGACAGCAACGACGCCGGCGCACCTATGTCCGAACACGCTCAGTTCCGCAACTATTCCTTCTACCAGGGACGTTGGCTCTCGCCTGACCCTTACGACGGGTCGTACGATATCCCCAATCCGCAGAGCCTTAACCGATATGCCTATGTGCTGAATAATCCGCTGAGCTTCTTCGATCCAGCCGGCCTGCAAGACGGCGATCCAAGTCACCCGAACTGTGATGATGATGACACGGTTTGCGTTAATGGGGGTGGTGGCTTCTATGGCGGTGGCGATGGCGGAGATGGTGGAGCTAGTGGCCACGGCGGCTCCGGAAGCGGTTCAGCCCCAAATAACGACTGCACAGATAACGCAGTTAACCAAGTTGGTGGAAATCTGCAGCAAAATATACAGGTTTCAAAAGTGCTTAATGCCATGTTCTGGACTGCTGCCCCAGTGGAGCAGTGA